The following are from one region of the Microbacterium sp. cx-55 genome:
- the dxs gene encoding 1-deoxy-D-xylulose-5-phosphate synthase: MSLLTSVAGPRDLDTLSIEQLEQLAAETRAFLIENVSRTGGHLGPNLGVVELTIALHRVFDSPRDPIVFDTGHQSYVHKILTGRRDFSGLRSRGGLAGYPQRSESEHDIVESSHASSSLSWADGISRAFARTGRKDRHVVAVVGDGALTGGMTWEALNNISDDNDRNLVIVVNDNGRSYAPTIGGMARYLNRVRTADAYQSLHRNSRNLFIKLGPAARAVYRGVRGGTHGFLSRFVNNEALYSNLDIKYLGPIHGHDLPTLLETLELAKNYGAPVIVHVITEKGRGYQPAMDDEADQFHAVGRIDPLTGETLGGDAGTAWTDVFAEELVRVGDAHPDVIAITAAMLRPTGLLPFAVKHPDRVYDVGIAEQHAVTSAAGLAYGGLHPVVALYATFMNRAFDQVLMDVALHRAGVTFVLDRAGVTGPDGPSHHGIWDLAMLQLVPRIRIAAPRDATRLREELAEAVAVSDAPTVLRYPKGAVSPELPAIERLPDGVDVLVRPSASDVLLVGIGPMAHVAMDVARRLGAQGIGATVVDPRWVVPVASSLIELAAEHRLVITIEDGIRVGGIGTRIRQVLREAGVDTAVDELGVPDEFIDHASRDQILQDAGLTAAKIAQDVIAQVLGTRIPVARPANDDADASWAQAEQTSENRD, encoded by the coding sequence ATGTCTCTGCTCACCTCTGTGGCCGGCCCGCGCGATCTCGACACTCTGAGCATCGAGCAGCTCGAGCAGCTCGCCGCGGAGACGCGGGCGTTCCTGATCGAGAACGTCTCCCGCACCGGCGGGCACCTCGGGCCCAACCTCGGTGTCGTCGAACTCACGATCGCCCTCCACCGCGTCTTCGATTCTCCTCGGGACCCGATCGTGTTCGATACGGGCCACCAGTCGTACGTCCACAAGATCCTGACGGGTCGTCGGGACTTCTCCGGTCTGCGCTCGCGTGGGGGCCTCGCCGGCTACCCGCAGCGCTCCGAGAGCGAGCACGACATCGTCGAGTCGTCTCACGCGTCGAGCTCGCTGAGCTGGGCGGACGGAATCTCCCGGGCGTTCGCACGAACCGGACGCAAAGACCGCCATGTCGTCGCGGTCGTGGGAGATGGCGCGCTCACCGGCGGGATGACGTGGGAAGCCCTCAACAACATCTCCGATGACAACGATCGGAATCTCGTCATCGTCGTGAACGACAACGGCCGTTCCTACGCCCCGACGATCGGCGGAATGGCGCGCTACCTCAACCGCGTGCGGACGGCGGACGCCTACCAGAGCCTCCACCGGAACTCGCGGAACCTGTTCATCAAGCTCGGGCCGGCCGCGCGGGCGGTGTACCGCGGTGTCCGCGGCGGAACGCACGGCTTCCTTTCGCGTTTCGTGAACAACGAGGCGCTGTACTCGAACCTCGACATCAAATACCTCGGCCCGATCCACGGACACGACCTGCCGACCCTTCTCGAAACGCTCGAGCTCGCCAAGAACTACGGCGCCCCCGTGATCGTGCACGTGATCACGGAGAAGGGCCGCGGGTATCAGCCGGCCATGGACGACGAGGCCGACCAGTTCCACGCGGTCGGGCGCATCGACCCGCTCACCGGTGAGACCCTCGGCGGCGACGCCGGTACGGCCTGGACGGACGTGTTCGCGGAAGAGCTGGTGCGGGTCGGCGACGCTCACCCCGATGTGATCGCCATCACCGCGGCCATGCTGCGACCGACCGGGCTCCTCCCCTTCGCGGTGAAGCATCCGGATCGGGTGTACGACGTCGGAATCGCCGAGCAGCACGCCGTCACGTCTGCCGCCGGCCTCGCGTATGGCGGACTGCATCCGGTCGTCGCGCTGTACGCGACCTTCATGAATCGCGCGTTCGACCAGGTGCTCATGGATGTGGCGTTGCATCGCGCCGGCGTCACGTTCGTGCTCGACCGCGCCGGCGTGACGGGACCCGACGGCCCGAGCCACCACGGCATCTGGGATCTCGCGATGCTCCAGCTCGTGCCGCGCATCCGGATCGCGGCGCCGCGGGATGCGACGCGCCTCCGCGAAGAACTCGCGGAAGCCGTCGCCGTGTCGGACGCACCGACGGTGCTGCGGTACCCGAAGGGTGCGGTCAGCCCCGAGCTTCCCGCCATCGAGCGTCTTCCGGACGGAGTCGACGTCCTCGTCCGGCCCTCCGCATCCGATGTTCTGCTCGTCGGTATCGGGCCGATGGCCCACGTCGCAATGGATGTCGCCCGGAGGCTCGGCGCCCAGGGAATCGGCGCGACCGTCGTCGATCCGCGCTGGGTGGTGCCGGTGGCGAGCTCGCTGATCGAACTCGCCGCTGAGCACCGGCTCGTCATCACGATCGAGGACGGCATCCGGGTCGGCGGCATCGGCACGCGCATCAGGCAGGTGCTGCGCGAGGCGGGGGTCGACACGGCGGTCGACGAGCTCGGCGTGCCCGACGAGTTCATCGACCACGCTTCGCGTGATCAGATCCTGCAGGACGCGGGTCTCACGGCCGCGAAGATCGCGCAGGACGTGATCGCTCAGGTGCTCGGCACCCGCATCCCGGTCGCTCGTCCCGCAAACGACGACGCCGATGCGTCCTGGGCGCAGGCGGAACAGACCTCCGAGAATCGCGACTGA
- a CDS encoding DUF3159 domain-containing protein, producing MSEGADPREPKASELIGEALGTAARRAGLDPSSSATTGHVVWKAMGGWRGVVESVLPSLIFVVAYTVSRDLVVSLIASVGIAAVFTVVRFAQKSPPAAALGGLIAAAIAAVLSLLTGNPSDNFVPGLLTNAAYGTAMLVSALIGWPLIGLAAGYLMGEGVAWRRDRRKRRAFFWLTIAWAALFAVRLGVQLPIYLSSLDPANRESAVALLGTLKIAMGLPLFAPLVAVTWLTARALYVRRAATPDADAADAPR from the coding sequence GTGAGCGAGGGCGCCGACCCGCGCGAGCCGAAGGCATCCGAGCTGATCGGGGAGGCCCTCGGCACGGCAGCACGTCGCGCAGGACTCGATCCGTCTTCGTCCGCCACCACGGGTCACGTGGTGTGGAAGGCGATGGGCGGATGGCGCGGCGTCGTCGAGTCGGTGCTGCCGAGCCTCATCTTCGTGGTGGCGTACACGGTCTCGCGCGACCTGGTCGTTTCGCTTATCGCGTCGGTCGGGATCGCTGCCGTGTTCACGGTCGTCCGATTCGCCCAGAAGTCTCCGCCGGCGGCCGCGCTCGGCGGCCTGATCGCCGCCGCGATCGCCGCCGTGCTGTCGCTCCTGACGGGCAACCCGTCAGATAACTTCGTGCCGGGACTGCTCACCAACGCGGCCTACGGCACGGCGATGCTGGTCTCCGCGCTGATCGGGTGGCCGCTCATCGGTCTCGCCGCGGGGTACCTGATGGGCGAGGGTGTGGCGTGGCGCCGCGATCGCCGTAAGCGTCGCGCGTTCTTCTGGCTGACCATCGCGTGGGCGGCGCTCTTCGCCGTGCGCCTGGGCGTGCAGCTGCCGATCTACCTGAGTTCTCTCGATCCGGCGAACCGCGAGAGCGCCGTCGCCCTCCTCGGCACGCTGAAGATCGCGATGGGATTGCCCCTGTTCGCCCCGCTCGTCGCGGTGACCTGGCTGACCGCCCGCGCCCTGTACGTGCGCCGCGCGGCGACGCCGGATGCGGACGCCGCGGACGCTCCTCGGTGA
- a CDS encoding thiolase family protein → MAEISDVYFVDGMRTPFGRAGEKGMYWNTRADDLVVKTIIGVMERNPDVPADRIDDVAIAATSQTGDQGLTLGRSAAILAGLPMTVPGFAIDRMCAGAMTSVTTMAGSIGIGMYDVALAGGVEHMGHHPIGANTDPNPRFVAEKMVDPGALNMGVTAERIFDRFPHLTKERSDRFGMRSQQKVQAAYDAGKIQPDLVTVGTKDASGAWGLATEDEGRRPQTTMEDLAGLKTPFRPHGRVTAGTSSPLTDGATMGLLAGAAAVKELGLRPKMRLVSFAYAGVQPEIMGIGPIPSTEKALRKAGLGIDDIGLFELNEAFAIQVVSLLDHFGIDDDDPRVNPWGGAIAFGHPLAASGVRLMIQLAAQFQERPDVRYGLTAMCVGLGQGGSVIWENPSFDGKKRKK, encoded by the coding sequence GTGGCCGAAATTTCGGACGTCTATTTCGTCGACGGCATGCGGACCCCGTTCGGTCGCGCCGGCGAGAAGGGCATGTACTGGAACACCCGTGCGGACGACCTGGTGGTCAAGACGATCATCGGTGTGATGGAGCGAAACCCCGATGTTCCGGCTGATCGCATCGACGATGTCGCGATCGCCGCGACGAGCCAGACCGGAGATCAAGGTCTCACCCTGGGCCGTTCAGCGGCGATCCTTGCGGGGCTGCCGATGACCGTTCCCGGATTCGCCATCGACCGCATGTGCGCGGGCGCGATGACGAGTGTCACGACGATGGCCGGTTCGATCGGCATCGGGATGTACGACGTCGCCCTGGCCGGCGGTGTCGAGCACATGGGGCACCACCCCATCGGCGCGAACACCGACCCCAACCCGCGGTTCGTGGCCGAGAAGATGGTGGACCCCGGCGCCCTCAACATGGGGGTGACCGCCGAGCGCATCTTCGATCGTTTTCCCCATCTGACCAAGGAGCGCAGCGACCGTTTCGGTATGCGGAGCCAGCAGAAGGTGCAGGCGGCCTACGACGCGGGAAAGATCCAGCCGGATCTCGTCACGGTCGGAACGAAAGACGCCTCCGGCGCGTGGGGACTGGCGACCGAGGACGAGGGGCGCCGCCCGCAGACCACGATGGAAGATCTCGCAGGTTTGAAGACGCCCTTCCGCCCGCACGGCCGGGTCACGGCGGGCACGTCCTCCCCGCTCACCGACGGCGCCACGATGGGCCTCTTGGCCGGTGCTGCCGCAGTCAAGGAGCTCGGCCTTCGCCCGAAGATGCGACTCGTGTCCTTCGCCTACGCCGGAGTCCAGCCCGAGATCATGGGAATCGGACCGATCCCGTCGACCGAGAAGGCGCTGCGTAAAGCTGGCCTGGGGATCGACGACATCGGCCTGTTCGAGTTGAACGAGGCGTTCGCCATCCAAGTCGTGTCGTTGCTCGACCACTTCGGTATCGACGACGACGATCCCCGCGTGAACCCGTGGGGTGGGGCGATCGCCTTCGGGCACCCGCTCGCCGCATCCGGCGTCCGTCTCATGATCCAGCTCGCTGCGCAGTTCCAGGAGCGCCCCGACGTCCGGTACGGGCTCACCGCCATGTGCGTGGGTCTCGGTCAGGGCGGGTCCGTCATCTGGGAGAACCCGTCCTTCGACGGCAAGAAGAGGAAGAAGTGA
- a CDS encoding HRDC domain-containing protein, whose protein sequence is MAEYPVIADDDTLADAVIALADGEGPFAVDVERASGFRYSQRAYLIQIFRRGAGVFLLDPPALSRYDDLQGVLATDEWVLHAASQDLPSLRELGLEPPRIFDTELASRLLGHERVGLGAIVEETLGITLAKAHSAADWSTRPLPQGWLEYAALDVLHLIDVRDILVAELAEQGKTEIAAEEFQAVLDRPSKPPRTDPWRRLSGLHTLRGRRTLAIARELWEAREELAIAQDVSPGRLVPDRSLVAAIAADPESKRALSAIKEFNGRASRTELDRWWAAFERGRAATVLPPDRVPSDTLPPPRAWSDRNPAADLRLKAARPIVEERASELGMPTENLLTPELLRRVAWEPPEPTDAEGIGEALRALGARSWQVHETAQMIADAFVASVQEPPSPAENDS, encoded by the coding sequence GTGGCTGAGTACCCCGTGATCGCCGACGACGACACGCTGGCGGATGCGGTCATCGCTCTCGCCGATGGCGAAGGTCCGTTCGCCGTGGACGTGGAGCGCGCGTCCGGTTTCCGGTACTCGCAGCGTGCGTACCTGATCCAGATCTTCCGCCGCGGCGCGGGGGTCTTCCTGCTCGATCCGCCCGCGCTGTCTCGCTACGACGATCTCCAGGGCGTCCTCGCGACCGATGAATGGGTCCTGCATGCCGCGAGTCAGGATCTCCCCTCGCTCCGGGAACTGGGCCTCGAACCGCCGCGCATCTTCGACACCGAGCTGGCCTCGCGGCTCCTCGGCCACGAGCGCGTGGGCCTGGGCGCCATCGTGGAGGAGACGCTCGGAATCACCCTCGCGAAGGCGCACTCGGCGGCGGATTGGTCGACGCGCCCGCTGCCGCAGGGGTGGCTCGAGTACGCCGCGCTGGATGTGCTGCATCTCATCGACGTGCGCGACATCCTGGTCGCCGAACTCGCCGAGCAGGGGAAGACGGAAATCGCCGCGGAGGAGTTCCAGGCGGTGCTCGATCGCCCGTCCAAACCGCCGCGCACCGACCCGTGGCGCCGGCTGAGCGGTCTGCACACGCTGCGCGGCCGGCGTACGCTCGCGATCGCGCGGGAGCTCTGGGAAGCCCGCGAAGAGCTCGCGATCGCACAGGACGTCTCGCCGGGTCGCCTCGTGCCGGATCGCTCGCTGGTCGCCGCGATCGCCGCCGATCCCGAGTCGAAACGCGCACTGAGCGCGATCAAGGAGTTCAACGGACGGGCGAGCCGTACCGAGCTCGACCGGTGGTGGGCGGCCTTCGAACGCGGCCGCGCGGCCACCGTGCTCCCGCCCGACCGTGTGCCGAGCGACACCCTGCCGCCTCCCCGCGCGTGGTCCGATCGCAACCCGGCCGCGGATCTCCGGTTGAAGGCCGCACGCCCGATCGTCGAAGAACGAGCGAGCGAGCTCGGCATGCCGACGGAGAACCTGCTGACGCCCGAGCTGCTTCGACGCGTGGCGTGGGAACCGCCGGAGCCGACGGATGCCGAGGGCATCGGGGAAGCCCTGCGCGCTCTGGGCGCGCGGTCCTGGCAGGTGCACGAAACCGCACAGATGATCGCGGATGCCTTTGTGGCTTCCGTGCAAGAGCCGCCGTCGCCCGCCGAGAACGATTCGTAG
- a CDS encoding 3-hydroxyacyl-CoA dehydrogenase NAD-binding domain-containing protein: protein MTNYDAIDFSPLDAFTADEVVTHSPVRDIRLPSGNVLALITLDNGRDHTRPNTLGPATLAELNDTLSTLRARAAAGEIQAVGITGKQYILAAGADLSQVSQVPSRDAAKLIAQRGHQVLGQLSTLGVPSFAFVNGLALGGGVEVALNSTYRTVDSSAAAIALPEVFLGIIPGWGGAYLLPNLIGIENALEVVISNPLKQNRTLKPQRAFELGMFDAIFSPATYLEDSLSWADRVLTGAQKVVRKNEPGKIERLTKWPVAIKMARSMLESRIGTVPRSPYVALELLEKARSGTKEEGFAREDDALADLVAGDQFAASMYAFDLVQKRAKRPVGAPDKSLAKKVTKVGIIGAGLMASQFALLFVRRLKVPVLITDLDQARVDKGVAHIHDEIGALEAKGRLDGDTANQLRALVRGTTDTSEFADCDFVIEAVFEEVGVKQQVFAGIEPIIAPDAILATNTSSLSVAEIGAHLAHPERLVGFHFFNPVAVMPLIEVVKTPTTNEQTLSTAFVVARGLGKNAVLTADAPGFVVNRLLAKVMGEAARAVYEGTPLMTVEKAFAPLGLPMSPFQLIDLVGWKVAAHVQDTMAHAFPERFFASENFHSLAELSQVVEKDKSGRVTGWTKAAEKVLTGAVGSTPSSEATILQRVQDGLAQEIHLMLEEGVVPEVEDVDLCLILGAGWPFIDGGASPYLDREGASERVFADTFHHPPILGIVSR from the coding sequence GTGACGAACTACGACGCCATCGATTTCTCGCCGCTCGATGCCTTCACCGCCGATGAGGTGGTGACCCACTCCCCCGTTCGCGACATCCGGCTGCCCTCCGGGAACGTTCTCGCACTGATCACGCTCGACAACGGCCGCGACCACACCCGACCGAACACCCTCGGGCCGGCCACGCTCGCGGAGCTCAACGACACGCTGAGCACCCTGCGTGCCCGCGCGGCCGCGGGCGAAATCCAGGCCGTCGGCATCACCGGCAAGCAGTACATCCTCGCGGCCGGCGCCGACCTCTCCCAGGTCTCGCAGGTGCCCTCCCGCGATGCGGCGAAGCTGATCGCGCAGCGCGGACACCAGGTGCTCGGCCAACTCTCGACGCTCGGCGTTCCGTCGTTCGCGTTCGTGAACGGGCTCGCGCTCGGTGGCGGGGTCGAGGTTGCCCTCAACTCGACCTACCGCACCGTGGACTCGTCCGCTGCCGCCATCGCGCTGCCCGAAGTGTTCCTCGGCATCATCCCTGGATGGGGCGGCGCCTACCTTCTGCCGAATCTGATCGGAATCGAGAACGCCCTCGAGGTCGTCATCTCGAACCCGTTGAAGCAGAACCGCACACTCAAGCCGCAGCGCGCGTTCGAACTCGGCATGTTCGACGCGATCTTCTCGCCGGCGACCTACCTGGAGGACTCGCTCTCGTGGGCCGATCGTGTGCTCACGGGAGCTCAGAAGGTCGTCCGGAAGAACGAGCCCGGAAAAATCGAGCGACTTACAAAGTGGCCGGTGGCGATCAAGATGGCTCGCTCCATGCTGGAGAGCCGAATCGGCACCGTCCCCCGTTCGCCGTACGTCGCCCTCGAGCTGCTCGAAAAGGCGCGGAGCGGCACGAAAGAAGAGGGTTTCGCCCGAGAGGACGACGCCCTCGCCGACCTCGTCGCGGGCGACCAGTTCGCGGCATCGATGTACGCGTTCGATCTCGTACAGAAGCGCGCCAAGCGCCCCGTCGGCGCGCCCGACAAGTCACTGGCGAAGAAGGTCACCAAGGTGGGCATCATCGGCGCGGGGCTCATGGCCAGCCAGTTCGCGCTGCTGTTCGTGCGCCGACTCAAGGTGCCCGTGCTGATCACCGACCTCGATCAGGCCCGCGTCGACAAGGGCGTGGCGCACATCCACGACGAGATCGGCGCGCTCGAGGCCAAGGGTCGGCTTGACGGCGACACGGCGAACCAGCTCCGTGCGCTCGTCCGCGGCACGACCGACACATCCGAGTTCGCCGACTGCGACTTCGTGATCGAGGCGGTGTTCGAAGAGGTGGGCGTGAAACAGCAGGTGTTCGCCGGAATCGAACCGATCATCGCCCCGGACGCGATCCTCGCGACGAACACGTCATCGCTCTCCGTCGCGGAGATCGGCGCTCACCTCGCCCACCCCGAGCGTCTCGTCGGCTTCCACTTCTTCAACCCCGTCGCGGTCATGCCGCTGATCGAGGTCGTCAAGACGCCGACGACCAACGAGCAGACGCTGTCCACCGCGTTCGTGGTCGCGAGGGGACTCGGCAAGAATGCCGTTCTGACGGCGGATGCGCCCGGCTTCGTCGTCAACCGTCTCCTGGCGAAGGTCATGGGGGAGGCGGCGCGTGCGGTCTACGAAGGAACCCCCCTCATGACCGTCGAGAAGGCGTTCGCGCCGCTCGGATTGCCCATGTCGCCGTTCCAGCTGATCGACCTCGTCGGGTGGAAGGTCGCCGCCCACGTGCAGGATACGATGGCGCACGCCTTCCCCGAGCGGTTCTTCGCGTCCGAGAACTTCCACTCGTTGGCCGAGTTGTCGCAGGTTGTGGAGAAGGACAAGTCCGGACGGGTCACCGGCTGGACGAAGGCTGCCGAGAAGGTGCTGACGGGTGCGGTCGGATCGACGCCGTCCTCCGAGGCGACCATCCTGCAGCGGGTGCAGGACGGTCTCGCGCAGGAGATCCACCTCATGCTCGAGGAGGGTGTCGTGCCCGAGGTCGAAGACGTCGACCTGTGCCTCATCCTCGGGGCGGGCTGGCCGTTCATTGACGGCGGTGCATCGCCCTACCTCGACCGGGAGGGCGCGTCCGAGCGCGTCTTCGCCGACACGTTCCACCATCCGCCGATCCTCGGCATCGTCTCGCGCTGA
- a CDS encoding aconitate hydratase, which translates to MSTVDSFGAKSTLTVGSTDYEIFRIDTVPGYEKLPFSLKVLLENLLRTEDGANVTKQQIEALGSWDAAAEPDTEIQFSPARVVMQDFTGVPCIVDLATMREAVAALGGEPSKINPLSPAEMVIDHSVIADLFGSENALERNVEIEYQRNGERYQFLRWGQTAFNDFKVVPPGTGIVHQVNIEHLAKVIYDRTIDGTLRAYPDTCVGTDSHTTMVNGLGVLGWGVGGIEAEAAMLGQPVSMLIPKVVGFKLSGTIPTGVTATDVVLTITDMLRKHGVVGKFVEFYGAGVASVPLANRATIGNMSPEFGSTAAMFPIDSVTIDYLRLTGRSEQSLALVEAYAKEQHLWHDASVEPVFSEYMELDLSTVVPSIAGPKRPQDRIILTESKERFEQDLLDYATPGAHTAVDAAVEGTFPASDPIGFTPQDETSQGEPPTEVSHAHEHAARSLSHAPSTVSKPTKVTLEGGESFTLDHGAVTIAAITSCTNTSNPSVMLAAGLLARNAVKKGLKAKPWVKTTLAPGSKVVTDYYEKAGLTKDLEDLGFYTVGYGCTTCIGNSGPLIEEVSTAINDNDLAVTAVLSGNRNFEGRINPDVKMNYLASPPLVIAYSLAGSMNFDFEVDALGQDSDGNDVFLKDIWPDAAEVQSTIDSSINEEMFTRQYATVFEGDDRWKNLPTPTGDVFEWDDESTYVRKPPYFDGMTMELTPVRDIEGARVMATLGDSVTTDHISPAGNIKVDSPAGRYLADHGVERKDFNSYGSRRGNHEVMIRGTFANIRLKNQLVGAVNDGAVVEGGYTRDFTQEGGPQSFIYDASQNYQEQGTPLVIFGGKEYGSGSSRDWAAKGTSLLGVKAVITESFERIHRSNLIGMGVVPLQFPTGESWASLGLDGTEIVSISGLAKLNEGVTPKTVRVTAAPSEFSAPGKETVEFDAIVRIDTPGEADYYRNGGILQYVLRSLV; encoded by the coding sequence GTGTCCACTGTTGACAGCTTCGGTGCGAAGAGCACCCTGACGGTCGGCAGCACCGACTACGAGATCTTCCGGATCGACACGGTTCCGGGTTACGAGAAGCTCCCGTTCAGCCTGAAGGTCCTGCTCGAGAACCTCCTTCGCACCGAAGACGGCGCGAACGTGACGAAGCAGCAGATCGAGGCGCTCGGATCCTGGGATGCGGCGGCAGAGCCCGACACCGAGATCCAGTTCAGCCCGGCCCGTGTGGTCATGCAGGACTTCACCGGCGTTCCCTGCATCGTCGATCTCGCCACCATGCGCGAGGCGGTCGCCGCCCTCGGTGGGGAACCGTCCAAGATCAACCCGCTGTCTCCGGCCGAGATGGTCATCGACCACTCCGTCATCGCCGACCTGTTCGGCAGTGAAAACGCCCTCGAGCGCAACGTCGAGATCGAGTACCAGCGCAACGGCGAGCGCTATCAGTTCCTGCGCTGGGGCCAGACCGCCTTCAACGACTTCAAGGTCGTGCCGCCCGGAACCGGCATCGTCCACCAGGTCAACATCGAGCACCTCGCGAAGGTCATCTACGACCGCACGATCGACGGCACGCTGCGCGCCTACCCCGACACCTGCGTCGGCACCGACTCGCACACCACGATGGTGAACGGTCTCGGCGTGCTCGGCTGGGGCGTCGGCGGCATCGAGGCGGAGGCCGCGATGCTCGGGCAGCCTGTGTCGATGCTCATCCCCAAGGTTGTGGGCTTCAAGCTCTCCGGCACGATCCCGACCGGCGTCACCGCGACCGACGTCGTGCTGACGATCACCGACATGCTGCGCAAGCACGGTGTGGTCGGCAAGTTCGTGGAGTTCTACGGCGCGGGTGTGGCATCCGTGCCTCTCGCGAACCGCGCCACGATCGGCAACATGAGCCCCGAGTTCGGCTCCACGGCCGCGATGTTCCCGATCGACAGCGTGACGATCGACTACCTGCGTCTCACCGGGCGCAGCGAGCAGTCGCTCGCGCTGGTCGAGGCGTACGCGAAGGAGCAGCACCTCTGGCACGACGCGTCCGTCGAGCCGGTGTTCAGCGAGTACATGGAGCTCGACCTGTCGACGGTCGTGCCCTCGATCGCCGGCCCCAAGCGCCCCCAGGACCGCATCATCCTCACCGAGTCGAAGGAGCGCTTCGAGCAGGACCTGCTCGACTACGCGACTCCCGGCGCGCATACGGCCGTCGACGCGGCCGTGGAGGGCACGTTCCCCGCATCCGACCCCATCGGTTTCACCCCGCAGGACGAGACGAGCCAGGGCGAACCCCCCACCGAGGTGAGCCACGCGCACGAGCACGCGGCCCGTTCGCTGAGCCACGCGCCCTCGACGGTGTCGAAACCGACCAAGGTCACCCTGGAGGGCGGCGAGTCCTTCACGCTCGACCACGGAGCCGTCACGATCGCAGCCATCACCTCGTGCACCAACACGTCGAACCCCTCCGTCATGCTCGCGGCCGGTCTGCTCGCGCGCAACGCGGTCAAGAAGGGGCTGAAGGCCAAGCCGTGGGTCAAGACCACGCTGGCCCCCGGATCCAAGGTCGTCACCGACTACTACGAGAAGGCCGGACTCACGAAGGACCTCGAGGATCTCGGTTTCTACACGGTCGGCTACGGCTGCACGACCTGCATCGGTAACTCCGGTCCGCTGATCGAAGAGGTCTCCACGGCCATCAACGACAACGATCTGGCCGTGACCGCGGTGCTCTCCGGCAACCGCAACTTCGAGGGACGCATCAACCCCGACGTGAAGATGAACTACCTCGCCAGCCCGCCGCTGGTGATCGCGTACTCGCTCGCGGGGTCGATGAACTTCGACTTCGAGGTTGACGCGCTCGGTCAGGACTCCGACGGAAACGACGTGTTCCTGAAGGACATCTGGCCGGATGCGGCCGAGGTGCAGTCGACGATCGACTCGTCGATCAACGAAGAGATGTTCACGCGTCAGTACGCGACCGTCTTCGAGGGCGACGACCGGTGGAAGAACCTGCCGACGCCCACCGGTGACGTGTTCGAGTGGGACGACGAGTCCACCTACGTCCGCAAGCCCCCGTACTTCGACGGCATGACGATGGAACTCACCCCGGTGCGCGACATCGAGGGCGCCCGCGTGATGGCGACGCTCGGCGACTCGGTGACGACGGACCACATCAGCCCCGCCGGAAACATCAAGGTCGACAGCCCCGCCGGGCGTTACCTCGCCGACCACGGCGTGGAGCGCAAGGACTTCAACTCCTACGGCTCGCGCCGAGGAAACCACGAAGTCATGATCCGCGGCACGTTCGCGAACATCCGCCTGAAGAACCAGCTCGTCGGCGCGGTCAACGACGGCGCGGTCGTCGAGGGTGGATACACCCGCGACTTCACGCAGGAGGGCGGCCCGCAGTCGTTCATCTACGACGCGAGCCAGAACTACCAGGAGCAGGGCACCCCCCTCGTCATCTTCGGTGGCAAGGAGTACGGCTCGGGATCGTCGCGCGACTGGGCGGCGAAGGGCACGAGCCTGCTGGGCGTCAAGGCTGTCATCACCGAGAGCTTCGAGCGGATCCACCGCTCGAACCTGATCGGGATGGGCGTCGTTCCGCTGCAGTTCCCGACGGGCGAGAGTTGGGCGTCGCTCGGCCTCGACGGTACCGAGATCGTCTCGATCTCGGGCCTGGCGAAGCTGAACGAGGGCGTGACCCCGAAGACGGTTCGCGTCACCGCCGCCCCGAGCGAGTTCTCCGCTCCCGGCAAGGAGACGGTCGAGTTCGACGCGATCGTTCGCATCGACACCCCCGGTGAAGCCGACTACTACCGCAACGGTGGCATCCTGCAGTACGTGCTGCGTTCGCTCGTGTGA
- a CDS encoding DUF3710 domain-containing protein — protein sequence MTDASLEPLDKTAPADRAVAGPFDESEVNPVRPYIDLGAVKVLPREGLNLRLEVEEQTKRIVAVGLDYVDSTLQVQAFAAPRSTGLWEETREQIRQQVRQQGGRVEEREGPLGPELLAEVPVVVGGDGGSAGKRLARFVGVDGPRWFLRGVIGGAATSDVEAAAQVEDLFRSLVVVRGTSPMPPRDLIPLKMPATPGSA from the coding sequence ATGACTGACGCGTCACTGGAACCGCTCGATAAGACCGCACCCGCCGATCGCGCCGTGGCCGGCCCCTTCGATGAGTCGGAGGTGAACCCGGTGCGTCCGTACATCGACCTCGGCGCGGTGAAGGTTCTTCCGCGCGAAGGCCTCAACCTCCGCCTCGAGGTCGAGGAGCAGACGAAGCGCATCGTCGCGGTCGGGCTCGACTACGTGGACTCCACGCTCCAGGTGCAGGCGTTCGCGGCCCCGCGCTCGACGGGCCTGTGGGAGGAGACGCGGGAGCAGATCCGCCAGCAGGTGCGCCAGCAGGGCGGTCGCGTCGAAGAGCGCGAGGGCCCGCTCGGGCCGGAGCTCCTGGCCGAGGTGCCGGTCGTCGTCGGCGGTGACGGTGGTTCCGCTGGCAAGCGGCTTGCGCGCTTCGTCGGTGTCGATGGGCCGCGCTGGTTCTTGCGTGGTGTGATCGGCGGAGCGGCGACGTCCGACGTCGAGGCTGCCGCCCAGGTCGAAGATCTCTTCCGGTCGCTCGTGGTGGTTCGCGGCACGTCGCCCATGCCGCCCCGCGATCTGATTCCGCTCAAGATGCCCGCGACACCGGGCAGCGCGTGA